From Roseibium alexandrii DFL-11, the proteins below share one genomic window:
- a CDS encoding DoxX family protein: protein MVIGFFVRLYTLVFGAIERLTEGWFLGLASRLIFAAVLFQFFWNSALTKIGGSIMNIFTPTAGAYAQMLPAMMEQVSYDTSQIAFFPYGLIVLLGTWGEFILPVLVVVGLFTRAASLGMIVFIIVMTYVDITGHGADAKTIGALFDGDPYAIIADDRLLWIFLLLVPTLKGPGLISLDALLGVQYRKREMYY, encoded by the coding sequence ATGGTAATTGGTTTTTTTGTAAGGCTTTACACGTTGGTGTTCGGCGCAATTGAGCGGCTGACTGAAGGCTGGTTTTTAGGTCTTGCCTCCCGTCTTATTTTTGCTGCTGTGCTTTTCCAGTTTTTCTGGAACTCGGCGCTCACAAAAATTGGCGGCAGCATCATGAACATCTTCACGCCGACGGCTGGCGCCTATGCCCAAATGCTACCGGCCATGATGGAGCAGGTCAGCTATGACACCAGCCAGATCGCCTTTTTTCCATATGGGCTGATTGTCCTCCTCGGAACCTGGGGCGAGTTCATTTTGCCGGTTCTTGTAGTTGTTGGTCTTTTCACGCGCGCGGCGAGTCTTGGCATGATCGTCTTCATTATTGTCATGACCTATGTCGACATCACAGGTCATGGGGCCGATGCCAAGACGATCGGAGCCCTTTTTGACGGAGATCCTTACGCGATTATTGCTGATGATCGGCTGTTGTGGATCTTCCTGCTTCTGGTGCCGACTTTGAAAGGACCGGGATTGATTTCGCTCGACGCGCTGCTTGGTGTGCAGTACCGCAAGCGGGAAATGTACTACTAG
- a CDS encoding threonine aldolase family protein yields MNFASDNWAGAAPAVMSALTRHNNGHAPAYGSDPLTESVSNKFNELFEREVAVFFVATGTAANSLALAAYGKPGGAIFCHRDSHIQVDECNCPEFMTSGGKLVSVPGPSGKFDANGLIEAMYPFPDGIVHHGQVASVSISQATESGTVYTLEEIAAIKEVAASRSVPLHMDGARFANALVTLGCSPADMTWKSGVDVLSFGATKNGCWCAEAVVFFDLEAAKGFEYFRKRGGHLFSKSRFVAAQFDGYFNEDSWLDTAAHANAMALKLAEGIRTAGGRTAWPVEANELFPVLKRRQFEQLEAKGAMIYEWPAKDLPEGHAPQADEVCVRMVCSFATTEDDVAAFLNALSGTS; encoded by the coding sequence ATGAATTTTGCCAGTGACAATTGGGCGGGTGCAGCTCCGGCGGTGATGTCGGCGCTGACCCGACATAATAATGGGCATGCGCCGGCTTACGGCAGTGACCCCCTCACCGAAAGCGTCTCCAACAAGTTCAATGAGCTGTTTGAACGGGAGGTTGCTGTTTTTTTTGTGGCAACAGGGACGGCTGCAAACTCGCTCGCTCTTGCAGCGTACGGCAAACCGGGTGGCGCCATTTTCTGCCACCGCGACTCGCACATTCAGGTCGATGAGTGCAATTGTCCGGAGTTCATGACCAGCGGTGGCAAGCTTGTCAGCGTTCCTGGGCCAAGTGGGAAATTTGACGCAAACGGTTTGATCGAGGCCATGTACCCTTTCCCCGATGGCATTGTGCATCATGGCCAGGTCGCAAGTGTCTCGATCAGCCAGGCAACTGAAAGCGGAACAGTCTACACACTGGAAGAGATTGCCGCGATTAAGGAGGTGGCTGCTTCCCGATCCGTTCCCTTGCATATGGACGGCGCTCGTTTTGCAAATGCGCTCGTAACGCTTGGATGTTCACCCGCCGACATGACCTGGAAGTCTGGCGTGGATGTTCTTTCCTTTGGTGCCACCAAGAATGGGTGCTGGTGCGCGGAAGCGGTCGTCTTCTTCGACCTGGAAGCTGCCAAGGGCTTTGAGTATTTCCGTAAGCGCGGCGGGCATCTTTTCTCCAAGAGCCGTTTTGTTGCTGCTCAGTTTGATGGATATTTCAATGAAGACAGCTGGCTGGATACGGCAGCACACGCTAATGCGATGGCACTAAAACTTGCCGAAGGCATACGGACAGCTGGTGGAAGAACAGCGTGGCCTGTTGAAGCCAATGAACTGTTTCCAGTTTTGAAGCGACGCCAGTTCGAACAGTTGGAGGCCAAAGGCGCAATGATTTACGAATGGCCAGCGAAAGATCTGCCAGAGGGCCACGCTCCGCAGGCGGATGAAGTTTGCGTACGCATGGTCTGCAGCTTTGCGACGACCGAAGACGACGTTGCAGCGTTCTTGAACGCGCTTTCCGGGACATCTTGA
- a CDS encoding Hsp20 family protein encodes MRHFDFTPLHRSTIGFDRLFSMLDAAGNEAPSYPPYNIERTGENAYRITMAVAGFSDAELSVEAKEHVLTIKGEKAEESADREILYRGIASRTFERRFQIAEYVRVDGASLENGLLHVDLVRELPEAMKPRKIEITSGGTKQIESTAH; translated from the coding sequence ATGCGTCACTTCGACTTTACCCCACTTCACCGTTCTACAATCGGTTTTGACCGTCTTTTTTCCATGCTGGATGCAGCTGGCAATGAAGCTCCCAGCTATCCGCCTTACAACATCGAGCGGACAGGCGAAAACGCCTACCGGATTACCATGGCTGTTGCAGGCTTCAGCGATGCCGAACTTTCCGTTGAAGCCAAAGAACACGTTCTGACGATCAAGGGTGAAAAAGCAGAAGAATCTGCTGATCGCGAAATCCTATATCGCGGTATCGCATCCCGGACGTTCGAACGCCGCTTCCAGATCGCGGAATACGTCCGCGTTGATGGCGCAAGCCTCGAAAACGGTCTCCTTCACGTCGACTTGGTCCGTGAACTGCCTGAGGCCATGAAGCCCCGCAAAATCGAGATCACATCTGGCGGGACCAAACAGATTGAAAGCACCGCTCACTAA
- a CDS encoding alpha/beta fold hydrolase, translating to MSLIDTKDNPIPDGAVSGFLEMNGRIKLRYAHWPAAPGESCRGTVTILQGRAEFIEKYFEVVSDLRSRGYAVVAFDWRGQGGSTRLTRSPARGHVTNFKRYQQDLLAILKNVSLATYPGPHFALAHSTGGLILMSCSQRLRTMLDRAVITAPLLAIAPRDWESDLTAALRKLLRILTLGLFGRPQLRATRPSTSRLTETLGFGLARICAWTFLGRLYVPGGNGKLTLPFEENRQTADRQRYHRFSKILEEHPEIGIGSPTMSWLNAAAKAMKSMRQRSAGPEMRLPCLILGAGRDRIVSTPAIEEFVSRTKNASYIEISGAEHELLVEADRYRDQVWAAFDAFVPGLEADLVLDQAGAE from the coding sequence ATGAGCCTGATTGACACCAAGGATAATCCGATCCCGGATGGGGCCGTCTCCGGGTTTTTGGAGATGAATGGCCGGATCAAGCTGCGGTATGCGCATTGGCCCGCTGCACCAGGTGAGTCTTGTCGGGGCACTGTCACCATCCTCCAGGGACGCGCCGAGTTTATCGAAAAATACTTTGAAGTTGTCTCAGACCTGCGTTCGCGGGGATATGCTGTCGTTGCATTCGATTGGCGTGGACAGGGCGGTTCGACGCGTTTGACCCGAAGCCCGGCCCGGGGACATGTTACGAACTTCAAGAGATATCAGCAGGATCTGCTGGCGATCTTGAAAAACGTTTCCCTTGCAACCTACCCGGGGCCGCATTTTGCACTGGCGCACTCAACGGGCGGTCTCATACTCATGTCTTGTTCACAGCGACTGCGGACAATGCTGGACCGGGCGGTTATTACTGCGCCGCTTTTGGCGATCGCGCCAAGGGATTGGGAGAGCGATCTGACGGCCGCTTTGCGAAAGCTGCTTCGCATTCTGACGTTGGGACTGTTCGGAAGACCTCAGCTCAGGGCGACCCGCCCCTCCACTTCCCGGTTGACCGAGACACTTGGTTTTGGCCTTGCCCGTATTTGCGCCTGGACCTTTTTGGGCCGGCTCTATGTTCCAGGTGGAAACGGGAAGCTTACACTCCCATTCGAAGAAAACCGCCAGACGGCAGACCGTCAGCGGTATCACAGGTTTTCCAAGATTCTGGAAGAGCACCCGGAAATCGGTATCGGATCGCCGACGATGAGTTGGCTGAACGCAGCTGCCAAGGCCATGAAGTCGATGCGTCAGCGCAGCGCCGGACCTGAAATGAGGTTGCCGTGCCTGATACTTGGCGCTGGTCGGGACAGGATTGTTTCCACGCCTGCAATTGAAGAGTTTGTCTCCCGCACAAAAAATGCATCTTATATCGAGATCTCGGGCGCGGAACACGAGCTTCTCGTGGAAGCCGACAGATATCGCGACCAGGTATGGGCCGCATTTGATGCGTTTGTCCCTGGATTGGAAGCAGATTTGGTGTTGGACCAGGCGGGCGCTGAGTGA
- the hisN gene encoding histidinol-phosphatase — MSMPLAASANPLAPFLDRLADASSAAIMPHFRQGFSVDNKLDSGFDPVTIADKNGETAMRALINEHHPDHGILGEEHGSENLDSDHVWVLDPIDGTRAFITGLPTWGSLIGLRSNGKPSLGMMVQPYIGERYSGDCERAWYHGPLGQKELRSRACASLGSATLFTTTPALFNASERPVFDQLEAKAQLTRYGTDCYAYCMVAAGHGDAVIESGLQAYDIVALVPIIEGAGGVVTTWTGGSPADGGQIVASGDKRLHDFLLTELAKAAV, encoded by the coding sequence ATGTCCATGCCGCTCGCTGCCAGTGCAAACCCGCTGGCTCCATTTCTCGATCGCCTGGCAGACGCTTCCAGCGCTGCAATCATGCCGCACTTCCGGCAAGGCTTCTCGGTCGACAACAAGTTGGACAGCGGCTTCGATCCGGTCACAATCGCCGACAAAAACGGCGAAACAGCCATGCGGGCGTTGATCAACGAACATCACCCCGACCATGGCATCCTGGGTGAGGAACATGGATCGGAGAACCTTGATTCTGATCATGTTTGGGTTCTGGATCCGATCGATGGCACACGCGCCTTTATCACCGGCCTCCCGACCTGGGGATCGCTGATCGGCCTCCGGTCGAACGGCAAACCGAGCCTTGGGATGATGGTCCAGCCATATATCGGCGAGCGCTATAGCGGCGATTGTGAACGCGCTTGGTATCATGGCCCGCTCGGCCAAAAGGAGCTAAGGTCCCGGGCTTGTGCATCACTCGGCAGTGCGACCCTTTTCACCACAACACCTGCGCTTTTCAACGCCAGCGAACGGCCTGTCTTTGATCAACTGGAGGCAAAGGCGCAGCTGACGAGATACGGTACGGATTGTTACGCCTATTGCATGGTCGCAGCGGGCCATGGCGACGCCGTCATAGAGTCCGGGCTGCAAGCCTATGACATCGTCGCATTGGTCCCGATTATTGAAGGAGCCGGCGGCGTTGTGACGACCTGGACAGGTGGTTCACCGGCAGATGGCGGCCAGATCGTTGCATCCGGCGACAAACGCCTTCATGACTTCTTGTTGACCGAACTGGCGAAGGCTGCCGTCTGA
- a CDS encoding N-formylglutamate amidohydrolase: MSPADQRLPFVFNSPHSGRQYPESFLAASRLDARSIRRSEDAYVDELFSHVVPLGAPMLRAHFPRAYLDVNREPYELDPKMFDGRLPSYANIRSIRVAGGLGTVARIVSENHEIYRHRLPVEEALSRVETIYKPYHSTLRRLLAQTHVTFGHAVLIDCHSMPSTVKCQTTDTRPDFILGDRYGTSCNSDLTDFAFETLRSKGYSVSRNKPYAGGFITEHYGRPSSGLHALQIEINRGLYMDEATHEPTAHFGQLFHDLKDFVRELTAMPDAGLVADSIAAE, from the coding sequence TTGTCCCCTGCCGATCAACGGCTGCCCTTCGTTTTTAATTCTCCTCATTCGGGCCGCCAGTATCCTGAGAGTTTCCTGGCTGCCTCACGGCTTGATGCGCGCTCGATCCGGCGGTCTGAAGATGCTTATGTAGACGAGCTCTTTTCGCATGTGGTGCCACTTGGTGCCCCGATGCTGCGGGCACACTTTCCGCGGGCCTACCTGGATGTGAACCGGGAACCTTATGAGCTCGATCCGAAGATGTTTGACGGCCGGCTCCCGTCTTATGCAAACATCCGCTCAATCCGTGTTGCCGGCGGCCTTGGAACCGTCGCACGTATTGTCAGCGAGAACCATGAGATCTACCGGCACAGGCTGCCGGTTGAAGAAGCGCTCAGCCGCGTCGAAACCATCTACAAGCCCTACCACTCGACACTGAGGCGTCTGCTCGCCCAAACGCATGTCACATTCGGACATGCAGTCCTTATTGACTGCCACTCAATGCCATCAACAGTGAAATGTCAGACAACAGACACACGGCCCGATTTCATTCTTGGTGATCGCTACGGCACCAGCTGCAACAGCGACCTCACCGACTTTGCGTTCGAAACCTTGCGGAGCAAAGGTTACAGCGTGAGCCGTAACAAGCCGTATGCGGGCGGCTTCATAACGGAGCATTACGGGCGGCCGTCCAGCGGCCTGCATGCCCTTCAAATCGAAATTAATCGCGGCCTGTACATGGACGAAGCGACCCATGAGCCGACGGCCCATTTCGGACAATTGTTCCACGATCTGAAAGACTTCGTCCGGGAATTGACCGCAATGCCGGACGCCGGTCTCGTCGCAGATTCAATCGCGGCCGAATAA
- the cpdR gene encoding cell cycle two-component system response regulator CpdR yields MPRILLAEDDNDMRRFLAKALENAGYDVVSFDNGKSAYERLREEPFSLLLTDIVMPEMDGIELARRATQLDPDLKVMFITGFAAVALNPESDAPKDAKVLSKPFHLKDLVQEVERMLAA; encoded by the coding sequence ATGCCGCGTATCCTGCTTGCCGAAGACGATAACGACATGCGCCGGTTCTTGGCGAAGGCTCTGGAAAATGCCGGGTATGACGTCGTGTCATTTGATAACGGCAAAAGCGCGTACGAGAGACTGCGCGAAGAACCGTTTTCCCTGCTCCTGACCGATATTGTGATGCCGGAGATGGACGGCATTGAGCTTGCAAGGCGTGCCACGCAGCTCGACCCTGATCTGAAGGTGATGTTCATTACCGGATTTGCAGCCGTTGCGCTTAATCCTGAATCGGACGCGCCGAAAGATGCAAAGGTTCTTTCAAAGCCCTTCCACCTCAAGGACTTGGTGCAGGAAGTGGAACGAATGCTTGCGGCCTAA
- the ykgO gene encoding type B 50S ribosomal protein L36: MKIKNSLKALMTRHRENRMVRRKGRVYIINKKNPRFKARQG, from the coding sequence ATGAAGATCAAGAATTCGCTCAAAGCGTTGATGACCCGTCACCGGGAAAACCGCATGGTTCGCCGTAAGGGCCGCGTTTACATCATCAACAAGAAAAACCCGCGCTTCAAGGCACGTCAGGGCTAA
- a CDS encoding tetratricopeptide repeat protein, producing the protein MRIFVFATFLFLSPVVGLAQPVPDLGPETDTPSVDDFDALPDAEPEEGGQVVVEETDPGETLSKLDGLYEDLAGAEDLAARQRVARDIRRIWMDSGSDTVDLLMARAGRAIQAEDHGLALDLLDVVVVLEPSFAEGWNRRATVHYMKEDFGKSLVDIERTLALEPRHWGALSGLAIIQRRLGFNEQALSTFRRALEIHPGLENASEAVESLEKDAEGEPV; encoded by the coding sequence ATGCGGATTTTTGTGTTTGCCACCTTTCTATTTCTGTCTCCGGTTGTTGGTCTTGCCCAACCGGTGCCTGATCTCGGGCCAGAGACAGACACGCCCTCTGTTGACGATTTTGATGCTTTGCCGGATGCAGAGCCGGAGGAAGGCGGGCAGGTGGTCGTGGAAGAAACCGACCCCGGCGAAACTCTTTCCAAGCTGGATGGTCTTTATGAAGATCTGGCGGGTGCCGAAGATCTGGCAGCACGCCAACGCGTTGCACGCGACATCCGGCGCATCTGGATGGACTCAGGATCTGATACTGTCGATCTGTTGATGGCGCGCGCTGGGCGCGCGATCCAGGCCGAGGATCATGGGCTTGCGCTTGATCTTCTCGATGTCGTTGTCGTACTCGAGCCGTCCTTTGCCGAAGGGTGGAACCGCAGGGCGACCGTGCACTACATGAAGGAAGATTTCGGCAAGTCTCTTGTCGATATTGAACGGACCTTGGCCTTGGAACCCCGGCATTGGGGCGCGCTATCGGGCCTTGCGATCATCCAGCGCCGCCTGGGATTCAACGAGCAAGCGCTGTCCACGTTCCGGCGGGCCTTGGAAATCCATCCAGGTCTGGAAAACGCCAGTGAAGCTGTTGAGTCGCTGGAAAAAGACGCAGAGGGTGAGCCCGTTTGA
- a CDS encoding alpha/beta fold hydrolase, which yields MCTVDGVQLHYHFFSAENGSPDTPTLVFLHGASGNAYDSQLAFLKPLKGRYPLLFVDRPGLGFSGAISDGKNSPARQAEVIEGLLRELGIDQCIAIGHSLGASVTAALGLRAPDRICGLAFLAPATHPWPGGVAWYYHVAAAPVIGWLFCRILTLPVAEYLAPRSIRHVFHPEPQPESYNQATRLPLLFLPDAFRSNATDIARLKPHVTAQSKDYGDLEQPAVILTGTEDTVVWPSIHSEGLLRDLPNAELVVLEGAGHMPHHTRTEAIVEVLDQLVLRVGKAAVSEGRSSE from the coding sequence ATGTGCACCGTGGACGGTGTTCAACTCCACTATCATTTTTTCTCAGCGGAAAACGGGTCTCCCGATACGCCGACCTTGGTCTTCCTGCATGGTGCAAGCGGGAACGCTTATGATTCTCAACTAGCGTTTCTAAAGCCGCTGAAAGGGCGTTATCCGTTGCTTTTTGTAGACCGGCCTGGCTTGGGTTTTTCCGGTGCTATATCGGATGGAAAGAACTCGCCCGCTCGTCAGGCAGAGGTGATTGAAGGACTGCTTCGAGAATTGGGCATTGATCAGTGTATTGCCATCGGTCACTCATTGGGCGCGTCTGTAACGGCCGCACTTGGTCTAAGGGCGCCGGACCGGATATGCGGCTTGGCGTTTTTAGCGCCTGCAACGCACCCGTGGCCAGGCGGTGTTGCATGGTATTATCATGTGGCAGCTGCGCCAGTAATCGGGTGGTTGTTCTGCCGGATCTTGACGCTTCCCGTAGCCGAGTATTTGGCGCCACGGTCCATCCGGCACGTTTTTCATCCAGAGCCCCAGCCAGAGAGCTACAATCAGGCAACACGATTGCCTTTGCTCTTTTTGCCGGACGCTTTCCGTTCAAATGCCACAGACATCGCTCGCTTGAAGCCTCACGTAACAGCGCAGTCCAAGGATTATGGTGATCTGGAGCAGCCTGCTGTCATCTTAACCGGCACAGAAGACACGGTCGTGTGGCCATCTATTCATAGCGAAGGTTTGCTGCGCGATCTTCCAAATGCGGAGCTTGTGGTTTTGGAGGGGGCTGGGCACATGCCGCATCACACCCGAACTGAGGCCATTGTCGAGGTTTTGGACCAGCTTGTTCTCCGGGTCGGGAAGGCAGCCGTATCGGAGGGCCGGAGCAGCGAATAA